The genome window CGAAGGAAACAATAAAACAGACAACTCAAGCCAAGAAAGATAATACAAAAGGAAAGAGGGTATGCTAGTGTTAATTCTTGTTGGCATTATTTCATTCGTATCGTCTTGtcgatcccaccgctgccaccacatAGTAACGGTGTGCTTGCTGGTATGAGCGGGAATAATAAGAGATATTTCACCCCTGCTTACCCCTGCAAACACTGTTATAAGGCAATAAAACACAAAATCTAGCCAATTATTGCTCACCGACACATCCCGGCGGCCTCTGTAGCTGTAGTCACCGAAGCTGGAGGCTGGAACGATGTAAAAGGCAGCGGGGCCCGGGGAAGCCAGCGGGAGGGGATGAGGGGCGTAATAGGATTGGGGCGGGGGGGCGTAGGCGGGTATTTGCTGCCGGTAGTAATTGTCCTCGCCCGAGTCGTCGAGATCAACGAGGGAGCCGAGGCCGCTGTTACTGACCTTCTCCTTGAGTTTGGAGAGCCCCACGTACTTAAGAACCTGCGAGGGGAAGGTCTTaatgagagaaaggggaggggaggggctgaatgggtgaaggggaggggcttcatcggggaaaggggaggggcctATATGCAAAGTTAGGTGAACAGTGTAAGGTAGTTTTTTTAGAAAGAAGACTgaagaggttaggttagtggaATATGtgtatagaagggaagaaaaagtagtgATTTTCGTAGTGGTGAACAGTGTAATCCAGTTTATAGAAAAATGTCTGTAGAGGTTAGGTAAGTGATATGCGTTTAGacgggaagaaaagatggagatggGTGGAGGGGCGTATTTTCGAAGTAAAGAAGaatgatgcatttttttttagaaaggagaatgaagaggttaGATATGCTGTATGtgtgtagaagggaaggaaaaacagaggagggGAATCATATCGCACAACAAAGTCCAGAATTAATTAAAAACCAAAGTAACAAGTGGCGGCTAGGTCAACATCTGCATATATCTCTTGACGGCGACTCTTCCTTAACCccataaaagaaataaaggaaatagccGTGAATGGCACACAACACTCAGCCTACATAGCTACCCACCTTCAGGGCAGCGAGGCCCCCGACGGAGGCCACGGCGGGCAGGGCGGCAAGGGCAAACTTGGTGGCTTGGGTTTGTGGCGtcaccagcaccgccaccaccaccgccgcccacaGGAACGTTTTCGCTGGCTGCAttctgggagggagagaaaaagagtactTGGTGAGGTGGTACATAGTTTTAAgacccaaacagacagacagaaagaaggaaaactaagacGAGGAATAGAACGGTACCGGGAATAGAGAACgaggatatggaagagaaggaggaggaagaaaaagaaaaagggaaggaaatgggatggaggaacagaggaaaaataaagtgttggagagagagggggaggaaacgaAGGATCAGTGGAGTGAAAAAGTCCCTCCACTCACGACTTCTTTTTTAGTATTATGTTGATTGACGGTTATTATAAGAAATCATAATCGTAGAAACGAATATTAAAGCGTAGGACGAAAATTATTCATATGTATGGGTGATTATTTCTCTCAACGcctccaaaaataaaaataacgttaCGTCAGGCAGCCCAACCTTACGAAACACCGAATTATGCTTTGAAAAGATCGTAAACACTTCCTTTTATATATTCCATTGGTCTTATAAAAGCAGAGATCCCTTACCCAGCACATGTAATCAGGAGCAATCTCAAACGTGTGACAACCCAACCTTACGAAACACCGAATTATGCTTTGAAAAGATCGTAAACACTTCCTTTTTATATATTCCATTGGTCTTATAGAAGCAGAGAGACACCTTTCCCAGTACACGTAATCTGGAATAACCCTACGTATGGCAACCCAACCTTACGAAACACCGAATTATGCTTTGAAAAGATCGTAAACACTTCCTTTTTATATATTCCATTGGTCTTATAGAAGGAGAGACACCTTTCCCAGTACATGTAATCACACTGATGGCTTCCACACATTAATAAACCCTTTTTCAATCTTGTAATTATAATCACTTTGCTTTACTTGCCTCGAAAATTGGATATTATCAAACatctaccttctccttctcccaacgaaaaaacgaaggaaatacGCACCATGGCAATGCATAAACGGTTTAGCAacacaatcaataaaataattgacAGTAAAATTATTGGATGGTTGTTCCCTTGAGCCTTTAgaagtatagatagatagtttatatGGATAATTGATTTAAGTAGTTAGTATATGTTTTCCATCGAGTGTCAGTGTTAACATTGTGACCTGGCGCTTCACTTGTAAGTAAAAGACTCACTTGTCATCAATACGTTTCTCTGCTCTCGAAACATCCTACAAAGGGGAATATATGAAGGCACAAAGTAGTGGATATTCAAAGGGGGCAACCAGCACCCTGAGGTAACCAATGGCAACGCTTTCCCGCCGCGCAGCCAGCCAATCACCGCCCTCCTTCCATCAGGCTGCCGCGCGGTGTTATTGTGACAGTGGTGTAATTAAAATTATTCCTACTTTTTACCGAACTTCACCGTTTCCGAGGCTTGCACTGACCCACGCGATCACTGACAAAGATGTAAGTACTTCCTCCAGCATCTGGGATCGTTAGTAAGCGGTAGGAGGTTAAGAAACAGGTAGAAAATACGAATATGATGTTTGTTGACAGAAGCGAGTCGAATGTACATAGCTTCATTTTTCCTTCGTCTCAATAATTAATTAAAGTTTGCACTGACCCACAAGCATACTAACGACGATGTAAGTACTTCCGTCACTTCCTGGGATCAATAAGAGGTACTGGGAGGTTAAAAAAAGGGAGGTAATTCACGATTCTGTTCCTCATGTGGTCAGAAATGGTTATATCGACAGGTTGGACCCATCCTAGCCTCGATTTTTTTCtcatatcccattttctttgtgtttttaagGCTTTCATTGACCTACACGCTTGCTAACTGATAAATAAGTACTTCCATCACCACTTGGGGATAACTTTTACGTGCTGACAGCTAATAATAAGGTTAGAATACACATTATTGCGCTGTGTTGTCAGGAAAAGTTCTCAAATCATTTCCTGTAtcctgtatcctgtcctatgTATCCAGTTTATCACCGACCTTCCTTATATCCCATTTTCTCGTGTTTTAAGGCTTGTACTGACCCACAAGCTTATTAACTAATATTTAAGTAGTTCTATCCATTTTATCACCGATCTTCCTTATATCCCATTTTCTAGTGTTTTAAGGCTTGTACTGACCCACAAGCTTACTAACTAATATTTAAGTAGTTCGATCACCTCTTGGGATCACTATTACGAGCTGGCAGTGAATAATAGGGGTTGGAATATAAGGTTTTGCTTAGTGTGGGTGACGGGTGATGGGCTAGGCTACGTAAGAAGAGCAATGCATTTTCTTTCGTCAGATGGAAGGCGTTGTATTtcctattgtattttttttcttttttatgccattaagctgcctcctttacttttaaaaatatatacgcgGGAAGGCTatgcacgtgttttttttttcgtattgtgatttttttcttcgttaattGGACACTGGAGGAGGATTGAAGGATTGCAAGTatgtagcctctctctctctctctctctctctctctctctctctctctctctctctctctctctctctctctcgtatcctaCTCCATTCCCCatattctctcatttttatcccttcaattttccttcatccttttccttatcttttcctcctttcataaaTTTCCTCGTCCctcatcttacacacacacacacacacacacacacacacacaccgccaccctTACCTAGTCTAATCTTACGTCGATGATCATTTTGCAATATCTTACGACGAGAGGCTATAGCAAGATATTATAAACCGCATAGGCTAAAGCTGCGCCTGGCCTCAGTGGTCATCTGCGTTACATTGTTCCTTTTGGCTTTGAAATTATATATGCCGATGAAATTTTAGTTTTGATGGTTCTTCATTCACTGTCGAGAAAAGTTAAATAATGGCGGTTTATCTGATAATACGGCATAGATCAGTAGTAAACAGACTTAAGAAGATAGACAAAATATTTCTAAACGGGGTACTATTaaattttctctttgtctttctgttaTATTCTGTTCTAATTGTCTTTCTTCTTCGCATGTGACGTAATTGTAGAATGTATATAACTGGACAACACCACTTTAGTTTCTTATATTcattaaaaaaatcataaaacaagtGACGTTCTGATTATCGCATATGACGTAATTGCAGATAAAATGTATTTAGTCTATCTGGACAACACCAATTTAGTTTCTTATTACTTTCTTCATTAAAATATCATAAAGCAAGTGACGTTCTGATTAAGTAAGGTGAATAGTTGTCCTGTGCCTTCGTATATACAACGTAACGAACTTTATTCACTATTTACTTCACTTTTTATTCACTAACTCATTCATGCAAAGGACAAACTGCACCACCTCTTCACCCATAATTACCTTACCTGTCCGCTAAGGTATGAAGGTTTAGCATCTTAATACACACATTACTTATTTAATATCAAGCTTAATAAAGGATAACTTATCAATTATCGAATGTACTATAATACCTATGTTTGCTAATGCTTTTGAGGCGAATTGAAATAGTaacgatactctctctctctctctctctctctctctctctctctctctctctctctctctctctctcaccttgctgTGTCAGACGGTGAAGGGCCAAGGAGTGAACTTGGTGTTGTGGGCAGCGGTCATCTTTATATACCTGcccatatcaacacacacacacacacacacacacacaggttatccTTCCCCCCCATTTTACCTctgcttccccttctcctcctcctccccctcctcctccaactcctcctcctcctcctcctttttctccccttccactttttttcatttgGTCTTCCCCGCCAGCCTCCAAAAATGCTTCTCTTCcggctcttctcctcctcctcttcctcctcctcctcctcctcctccctctcttatctccaCACCTCTTCAATAGCCCTCTCatttctgcttccctccctctcgccaaacttttcttctctcattttttccttttattttgctatttacttttcctctgtcaattacttttattttatccctctctcaccttttcttccattccccttttttgctcttccctttttcttgttttccatatAGTATTTTCCAGtcagtatttattttcttcctctggct of Eriocheir sinensis breed Jianghai 21 chromosome 2, ASM2467909v1, whole genome shotgun sequence contains these proteins:
- the LOC127002679 gene encoding uncharacterized protein LOC127002679; its protein translation is MQPAKTFLWAAVVVAVLVTPQTQATKFALAALPAVASVGGLAALKVLKYVGLSKLKEKVSNSGLGSLVDLDDSGEDNYYRQQIPAYAPPPQSYYAPHPLPLASPGPAAFYIVPASSFGDYSYRGRRDVSGVSESGSEGVVAVRGDKQYFEVIGGLDQSGCVMRAVCELAGASTHTLTEDERSIMAAFSPEDKQADRAPTSWRGKYYQAAWVGKTAEDAASTCAKVYGRCPVPAKQLLEAMQVEEKQ